Part of the Zingiber officinale cultivar Zhangliang chromosome 6A, Zo_v1.1, whole genome shotgun sequence genome, TGGAtaggtttgattttttttaaatttcaatttgaatccgatccaaattcaaatttaattagaaATCTCTAAACCTAAATCCAACTCCTACCAGCCTGATTAATCCGAACCCAACtcaaataacttgaaaaatctaattcaaaatgattttttaaaattaatttttctataatttcttttttatctcaatattctATCATTATCATACTAATATTGATATTATACATAacaatatcttaatttttaaaataaaatttaatttaaccctAAAAAATTTACTAAATCTTAAATTCGTGTCAATCCGAACTTGACCTGAACTCAAACCCGACTTGAATCCAAATCTCATCTTTGAACCTGAAACCCTTCAACACAATCCCAATCTGAATCTGAAAATTTTCAATCCAAACTTGATTATTTTCGAACTGACTCATGCTAGGTCGTCAGGTCGGATTTACTTTTAACATCCCTATTTGACATTGTGTTAAAATTTGAGTTAGGGTAAAtggtatatttgacatttaatCTATGATTGATGatgtataaataaaaaatttaaatattgtttattttcttattatgctatatttttcataacttattataatatttttcatagatgtgttttttaatttatttaacgaGTTTTGATATGCCGACGTGTgagcatttaattttttttaattacgtTTAATACGATAGCCCCACCcttaaacttttaatttaaaatttaattagtgtAATCAAAagctaaaaaaaaggaaaataaagcgCACATAGCGCTGAGTCCAGCGTATCACTGTTATTTATTTAACCCTTATACAGGATTAAGATTTCTTGTTAGAAGATTTATATGTTGCTTTAAATTTCATCatgatcatttttaaaatttctataatggaaaatatttttaaatatattattttatattttaaattattttttagtttCATTAGCTATCCGATTTATGTCGATTATTTTTAAATGGATCGaatcttataaaaattttctattcatcattaaaataaaaggaagaatACTCATACTAAAcaatttatcaatttaatatttttaaatcgttcATTAAAAAGTTTCATTTATTAATTCATGAAAATAAAACTCGAtaattaaaaatttgataaattgaaaagacATCATACTAATGCATTATTACCTAGGTGCATTTTACTTTTTTGAATCTTACACAAAAATTTAAATCATCAAAGTGATTTCAAACTTATGTTCTCACTAGGAAGGTAAATAAATCAAGTcgttcgtgagctattcgaagttcgattcgataaaaattcgtttaaatttgtttaatgagattcgttaagataaataaatcaagctcaagATTTGTAATActtggctcgttagctcgtgaacatattcATTAAACttatgaatcaatttttaaataaaaaaaataattttaatattaaatttatatattttacattctatttatagaaaatatagataaatatattaaatttatttattataataaaattataaattttaataagaatattataattttctctaaatatataatttaatttttaataaatatttaaatttataatttatatttattagatttatttagactctataaaaattcaaataaattcatatatatatcCATTAAATAAAACACTCGTAATCCTCACTGACGTTTTTAGATGGCTCCATAAGCATTAATCATGCtgacattgaaattagacacccaACCAAATAGCAACCAAATATTTTGGAATCGATTGAGACTGGATTCCAAAATCTATTACGTTAAATAGAGATGAGATTCTCTATCCTGAAAATATCATATCCCCGTGTCTATAATATTTTCATAATATACATTATGTTGGAATACGGAGACACGATATTTTCAGGAGAAAAGATTTCATCTCCGTTAAATAACCATGCAGACCAACTCCGCCAACGTGGCAAAAATTTTTTGATCTGATCCTTATTTATTAAGCGTACAATATTCTGTACGTAATAATGGAAATTGGGAGGAAGTAGTGGCATTCCGGTAAATTCATGGCATCACATCGTCACTGAATCCTTTACAACCGGACAGACCTAGAGGGGAGGGGGGCAGGGCAAGGCACGGCAATCTCTATCAGCATCGGGCCTCTTCTCCTGGAGCAATCGGCGAAGAAAGCGACGATGGACGGGGTGTCGGAGGAGCTGGAGCGACGCAGCCAGTACCTTAGTTCGCTAATCCAGCGCACTAGGATCATGGTGGACGCCGATCAGGTCAAGAAAGAAGTCGTTGAGGCCACAGATAAGCCCGTCAATCAAGAGAAGCATAGAAAGAAGGGAAATGACGAGGACCAACggctggaggagaagaagaaagccgTCCGCGACGGAGATCGGTACGACGGAAATCCGACACTCGGAGAGAAGCAGAAGCAGAATCAGCCACCCAACATCAAAGTTAGGGGCGCCGACATGCCCCTCGCGTTGCAGAAGCGGGCATTCCAATGTGCCCACGAGACGCTCGCCTCCATGCCCAAGCTCGAGAGCAAGCGACTTGCCTTAGCGCTGAAGAAGGCATGAGTTtttttttcccctcttcttaCTTTTCCTTTTGTTTCCCGTGACTGTTTGGTTGTTTTCTGCTACTAGTGATTCCCTTTGTTCCTCTTGAGTATATACATCTACATTTCTTTGTTCTAAGCTGCAGAAAAGTTGGGATTTTTATTATAATGGTGCTTTTCAGTTTGCTATCTCTCAATATCTTGTGAATACCGACCGTGATGCATTTCTAGAATATAAGCCGACATATTTAGGTACAACTTTGGTATGATAATGTGGGAAGTATGCCTAACAAAGACGTCTTTTATGTTGGTAACTGAAGATATTTGATTTTACCTTTGTAAAAGATTTTTACTAGGAAATTGGGTTGATAAAGgatttatatattaatatatgTACAATATGTTAAAGGTAACAGAAAGCAAACTCCAACCAAGTTATGAATGCGTTCCAAACCTATACCAATTGATGCAGGTAAAATTTCCCACTAATCATGGGTATTCTGGATAAACATTATGTGTACTTTAAAATAGTTCATAGTAGGAACATTGATCAATCTGCGTATAAGAGCTCAGCCTGTAAGGAGCCCAATACATGACCATACAGTGTTCAGCTAATGGTTAAAACTATTTCAAACACAGGATCAACTCACTGGTAGGGCTTCACCAGCTGGTTATTCTCATTGGCACTCAAAGGATTAAAGGAAGAGAGTCAAGGACACACTTAGGGATAGTCCTTTTTGGGACTGCATTTGAAAAATAACTGCAatactcaacaaagctcaagctgACAAGATTTTCACCACCGCAGACATAATTGCTTCAGCCAACTAAATTAAATTTGATCAATATCAACTCATTCAGCCCTAAAAGTCACGTTACAACTAAACTCCACCATGATGGCACTAGCCAAAGTCaattttatacttatttttaccTTGTGAGATGTTCATCTTTCAACTTAAATCCACCTCGTCCAAACACAAGTAGTTCAGTTTAAATCCATGAGACCCTCCACCAACCTGTTCTAAACTCTAAGACTTCAGTCAAGTTACCTCCACTCCACCAGATGAAAGTCCTTTCAGATTTATATAACTATTATAGTTTCAACAATAACAGGTGCTAGGCATGGAAGGAGGTAGAGTGGAGGAGAGGCTAATCTATTGTTCATCTGATTCACCAATGAAAAAGATGTTCAAAGTTCCAACTAGAAAGTAAATCTGAGCTTAGGGTTTTTCATATGCTGATTAGAAAGCTATTTCATTAAGGAGCCATAGGCTTAGAAGAGGTAGTCAGTAAGGAGACTTGGGAGGCCATAAACTCAGAAGAAATTTATGGATGAAATGATAAGAAAGATGTTTTTACAGTTAGCAAAGGAGAACTAGAGAAGGAAGAATTGTGTAAGGAGGATGTTGTAATGATAGAAGAATTGAGGGGAAAATATGACACCTAAAAAAAAGAGTGTAGTAGTGTGTGGAAAGAGCGAGAAAGATGAAGAAGAATATTTCAAGGCTTTGAACCAAATGAACAAAGTGGGAACATAAGTTGGAAAAGGATGAGGGGAGACTACTAGAGGTGAGACGCCCTTAGCTAAAATTCCTAGAGGCGTGAATGGGCTATGCTTAGATTAGGTCAAGTCGTGCTGAGCTAAGCTAGACATAACTTGTTCACATCTTGACCAAAGTTGGAGaggctttttcaaaaataaataaataaataaataaataaatatatatatatatatatatatatatatatatatatatatatatatatatatatattaagtgtTCAACAGAAAACTTCTATTTCTAGTACTCTATTATTTTGTGTACTTTCTTGTAAATTTAGAATTTCCGTTCTATTCCTATTGTTCTATCTCGATTgacttgtaagaggtttctctatcTCAAACACttaaatgaagaagaaaaaaaaggattCTAGGAATGATCCACCAAAAGGATTATAGGCAGTGACTAGGAATTTGGGGGTtggtgaataattttaaaagccATTGTCACTGTGGTATATAGGTTTGTGCTTTTGTTATTTTCTAACGTTTTATTGTAACCTTATTGAAATCGCAACAAAAGTAGGTTGTTTTTCTATTTGTATCTATGAATGGTATTCACTCTTGTCTACCTAACTAGTTGTCCAATTGCATGCTCCAACAGGAACTTATTGTACTATTAGTTATATATTGATATTGTTCATGAGATTTTGACATATTTACAATTTTTGTCTAGGCCTGACTGAACTGACGCAAATAAAATATATCAAACTAATACAAATCAGTCCACACAAAATAAACATgttatcaattttaaaatatatttatattttgttaGCTTAATTTGTCCACACAAAATAAACATGTCAACAATTTTaaagtatatttttattttgttagcttaattttcatattttaatacatttactTCAATGCCCGGATCTTAATAAGATTGGGGTCACTatcatagtttgcaaaatcgcgatccggatcgtaggatcgtacgattctacgatccggaaatccaaaatcgatccaggatcgtgcagaatcgaGTTTTGTAGTAGAatcgcagcaggatcggtaggatcggaacagaatcggtagaatcggagcaggatcagtggaagctttgagaagtcataacttttgactcggatttaACCATgaggcctataatatatcaaatcaaagctcgttcagagatctttaataaattttaaagtttatccTTAAACACCCTATTTCAAagccaaaaaatatcatttaaatcattTTCAGATGTCTAggagattttatcttttttttgttatcttttttcatcttattagggttttaaattatttaaacatatgtttaactatttttgagttagttttttatcaataatattctgtcatttcttttccccaaaataatgagtttttggatgcctattatctagtattgtgtgacatcaaccagtttttagaaaattatttccggcgttcatatttgaatcaaaggattcaatagcttctgttatatacgttaggTGCTTTGTTGGCCtgtaaattaaattatcttataaaccaagaaaatatttattacattgaatgtgttattattattgtattaatataaattttatattttttttcattttatgatatgaaaatataaatattattattataagagaatgatagttgaattacaaattaatttaaatttgtacatgtagtaatgtaatttgaggtattgagtgtaaatgattgcatatatatacaaaattagttatttatttatatgtaaatgagatttttaggtattttttctaattattaatcatgtatgataagattttaagggtttttggtaggatcgtacgattctacgatccgatcctgaccgatccgatcctgaccctaaatcgatcctgcgtaggatcgcgattctacaaactatggtcACTACAAATGTTTATCTTAATAAGATTGGGTCACTACAAATGTGTGTAAGATGCTCCATCCCATCGGTCAATTTattcattatatttttttattttcctatCGTCGAACTTAAGTTGTACCATCAAGGAATAATGGGTTTTAGGTTGTAGTTGATGTTTGACCTTGATCTCGAGTTAAGTTGACATCTTGAAGTAGATTCAGTTGACTAGTCATTCTTAGTATTGATTCGTCTTAGGAATCAAGTATAAATGTTCTTCTCATAAACAAAAAGGGTTTGTTTTAGCTCTAGTCAACTGAAGTTGCTATTAAGTTAACTGGGCAATCAATTATTTAAGGGTGTTTTCTATTGGACTCAAGTTTGCTAATTATCCGTTGGCGGATAAGCTCACTATCATAATCATTAGAGTCGATTGGAAATTGTTTGAGTCTTATTAACTAGCAAACTAGTCATTGGCCGATAAGCTTGTTGCCTTAGTTGTTTGAGTCAATTGAGCTTGATttgagttgattaaatattatggCAGTTGAATAAACTGGTGTTTGAGTGGACTCGCGAGCACTTGTTGGCTAATAAGATTTCCATATATACATTGTAGTCATGAAGATGATTTTAGTTCGCTGAAGTCAAGAAAAAATAGCCGTTTGAGCTGCCTTATCTGTAGATTTGAGGCTAAgttgcatatatatataaatataggtACAAAGGGACTTCAAAATAGAACAACCATTACTATGAGATTCTATAATTTTCTTTATCCCTAATCACTTCCAACAAGTATTTTTCTGAACTTATTTGCATTGCATTcacatttatttttctaattccaACAAACAAATACGAGTattctaataatttattttaacttgctaattttaattatgtgttaTTCATCCTTCCCCACCTAGTAGGATAAGACTTGATGGTTGTTGTTCTTGTATGAGCTATTATAAAATTATTGGTGTTTGCATGTATTCCATTTTTACGTTCTGTCCATGCTTATATGGACTTTCTACTAGTTATTCTTAATTACTTTGTCATTTTTTTCCTTATACTCTTCTCTTATCTTTTCTTATGACTAAAGAATTGTGAAATGAATTTGTCAGGTTTTACTCACGTTAATGTTGAAtgctataaattaattgaaatcgGTAATTGATTGATGCATCATTCAGATTGAATGACATTGGTGGCCAAAGGTCATACGCTGACCCTGTCGGCCCACGCGATCGGTCCCACAATCATTTGtagagaggtaaatcatgggtgattTTTTTTACCTTTTGAACGGTGTCCATTGCATGAGGGAGGGCAAGAACCTGACAAGCATTTCGCGGCCAAGAATTAACCTCTAGAGCTCTTAGTGACAATGCCACATGCACTGACCATCTACCTATCTCGTGGGGACTTGAATGACATTAATACTATGTGAAGTGTGTATTTATCTTGTTTTGAGTTTCTTCCTTGTCTTGCGAGAAGAATAAAAGAGCTAGAGAGCATATTAGGGGTGGGAATTCAGGTTGACGAATCATAAATAGGTCAATGAGACATCGACCTGTGATCCATTTAATTTAAATCTGAATTCGACCCATTTAATAAATAGGTTAAAATGCACTACTCTCATACTTTATAAGTAGTTTAACCCACCCATTtacaaattagattaattatatgAGTTAGAGGGCTCATAAATGGTCATGTGACTTGACTCTTTGATTAAATGGGTCATAATCACGTCATATGACATGACCCATtcaaaaaacttaaacaaaactcTGAGTACAAACTACGtaataactattttttaattatataaacaAAATCTAATCTATATAATTATTTAGATTTCAttgtattatatatttgtaaTTTCTATATTAGATTATACATTTATAACTTATATAgattaaataatataaataattaaatctcTAGAAATTTATAGGCCCATTGTTTATCCAATCTGACCCACTTATTTGCAGCTCATAAATGGGTACTCATTTTTGACCTGAATACGTTCAGCTCATCTAAAGTCACGAATTTGTGAGCTAGGTCTTGTCGTATAGATAGATTGTGTCAACTTTTGTCATCTCTAGTGAATATTTGTTTGGCTCGCTATTGTAATTGGTTGTATCAAGGTTTGTTCGGTGTGCTTATGAATGTCTTTGAAGAAAAGACTGGGTAATGGTGAAACAAGGGAGAAATGGAAGAATGTTAAGCAGGCTTACCGCTTATGCAACAATGGTAGATGCAATTTGTTCATTGCCTGTTTCTGAGAACTAAACTTCTTATTCAAAAGAAAAGAACTGAGTTATgaacttgtcattattttgttgGTATGCTTTGTTACCATGAATATGTGAACTGTTCCATGGTTTTTTGGGTCATGAGTAACTCCAAAATTATGTTACATCTAATTCTTATTCTTTTAACTCTCTGATTTTATTCCATATAGCTTAGACAATATGAAGGGTCTTAAATGACTGGAATTGTAGATATATGATTTGAAACTGCATTGGGTCTTCTATACAGAAATAATCACTATGCAGCAATATTGCCCCCTCTTATCCATCCATTCTCTCATCTAGCTCTCTTTCTTTAGTTACATATAGGACCCACCCAacattatgaaattggtttatttGTAAACGAACCTTTATCCTCTGTATACTGGACAATGAACTGCAGCATTTGATGGAAGTTATTGTAATCTTTAAATAGCTGCACCAGTGGAAAGTTAACATGGGGTTTAGATTGGATGAAGTCTCCAAGATCTAATAAAACATGTGGTATTGACAGAAACCTTTTTGAATAATTATTGACGATGGACctatttgatttattaattacaCAATGTAAATCCAAATTATGAAAGATTATGCTGGTTAGACGAAGCTTCAGATGGTCTAACTTACTTGAAAATTAAGGATAACAGAGCAAAAGAGGATTTGTCGGCAGGGAAACATGTCCAGTTTATAGTTGTCATTTACTATGTTCCATTTGACAAGCagtttttttgctttttttttctcAGATGAAAGGTTTGAAGTAGACAGAATTCCTTGATTGCTTGTTTGTTGATGAATTCATCAAAGACACGGTATTCACTTATTTTATTGTGGGGATTAGATATTTGCCACTCATTGTATTTCATAGGTGCCTTTGGATTGTACGTTCTCTTTGGAAAGATTGAACTCACTGCACAATGAATCATGTGCTATAACCATGTAGTCTTTGTATTTGCAGGAATTTGACACAACATACGGTCCAGCTTGGCATTGCATTGTCGGAACAAGCTTTGGTTCGTATGTCACTCATTCTTTAGGAGGTTTCCTGTATTTCTCCATTGATAAGGTGTACATTCTTCTCTTCCGGACTGCGGTGGAACCAGTAGATCATTGATGATCATATTGCAACTAAATAGTGGTTGCAGTTTAATGTAGATGCATGAAATCTTGTTGTCATCAATGTATGCAAACAACCATGTAAAATTGTCATGGCATTAAAGCATGAGTTAGCTGCTTTCTCTCCTTTTAAAATTTGTTTATCTTGCTTGCCAATGTCATGATTTCTTGTGATTATTTGTTCACCAAGAGCAAGAGCATCTATTGAGGTTATTGACCATCCATCCCTTGCTTTCCTAAAatcctttattttttttccaagtcACTAGTTGAGTCTATCTCTGCCTTTGGCAAATTGAGTTATTATATTAGGCTACGTTTGATAAGGGGTAATCAgctttgtaatgtaatcaggattatatTACAAGATTGATTACTTTGTATCAGGATTATATTACAagattgattattttgtttgataCAATTTTAAAtctataatgtaatgtaatatgtattacaaaagataataaacttttataatttagattacaAGACTAATAGCATGTAATCTGGATTATATTCTAACCCTAGTATTTAATATGTCAAAAATACCTTTATTCTATTTCTTGCATCAATCGGTTGTGGCCGTCATCGGCCATTGATGCCAGAGCCATTGGCTATTGCCTCCAGCGTCGACCATCACCGATAGATATCgtaggatatttttatcattataaatattttataataatataaattacattttttataaaaaataatagacactaaataaaaaaatataatcatctttgtaatcaaagatatataataatacaatattaattatattacacTACAAATTTAATTACATTTATGTGGGTTGTGACAAAAACCACAGAAcagtttctttcctcttctttaaACTTCATCCTCAACTTGTTAGTATTTTGGTGATTAATCCTCAACTTTCTCTGCGAGTAACTTAACACAAAGTAAAGCAACTAAGCAACCAACTATTCTACCTCATACCATAAATCTGCAACCAACCCACATCTCCAAGCTACCTCCATCTTTTGCTTGGAATGCTACTTGCTCAATTCTCTTCAACAAATGGATGAGCTATCAGTTCTCTTCCACAAAGAAATGGAGACATGGCCATGACTTCCCCAATGCATGCCTCCTTCCACCTCCTTTATTCCCTCTTCACTTCCTGAGCTTTTGAGGACATGGCAGCAGCTCTGTTGGCTTCTCCCACTGTTGTTCTCCTCACCCAAATCCCCCACCCATCATTACTGCCGCCACCGGTAAACCAGTCATCTTCATGTTTGGAGATTCACTCTCGGATGTTGACAGCAAGAACCATTTTCCATATTCCCTATTAAGGTCAGACTTCCATGATAACTACAATGGTATTCCAACTGGAAGATTCACCAATGGAAGAACCATAGAAAATGTCCTATCATATGTAAATCAGCTAACCGCGTTTTCAGATTGACTTGCATTAATCATCAAGGTAATTAGTGGTGTTGTGTGTAGCTGCTAAGCTTGGGGTTGCCATCTCCACCACGATCTATGTTGTTGTCCGTGAATGATGATGCAATCAATATCCATGGAGGTGCCAACTATGGCTTCTGGAGCAGGAAT contains:
- the LOC121998218 gene encoding uncharacterized protein LOC121998218, translated to MDGVSEELERRSQYLSSLIQRTRIMVDADQVKKEVVEATDKPVNQEKHRKKGNDEDQRLEEKKKAVRDGDRYDGNPTLGEKQKQNQPPNIKVRGADMPLALQKRAFQCAHETLASMPKLESKRLALALKKEFDTTYGPAWHCIVGTSFGSYVTHSLGGFLYFSIDKVYILLFRTAVEPVDH